The following proteins are co-located in the Desulfuromonadales bacterium genome:
- a CDS encoding deoxyribonuclease IV — MLLIGAHMSIAGGLHLAIARGEETGCAAIQVFTKNASQWRGKAISPVEADAFRQAWQESSIGPVIAHDSYLINLAAPDEAMWRKSIAAFVDEMERCATLGIPELVMHPGAHLGAGEAAGLQRLSAAFREIFAAAPTGVSVLLENTAGQGTCLGHRFEHLAAVIEQVPEGRFGVCFDTCHAWAAGYDLATAAGYAAVISEFDRVIGLERLRAFHVNDCKKGLGCRVDRHEHIGRGSIGEAGFAALMQDPRFAGVPKILETPKGEGAELDRVNLALLRRLSGGKQ; from the coding sequence ATGCTGCTGATCGGTGCCCACATGTCGATCGCCGGTGGCCTGCACCTGGCCATTGCCCGGGGGGAGGAGACGGGGTGCGCCGCCATTCAGGTGTTCACCAAGAATGCCAGCCAGTGGCGGGGGAAGGCGATCTCGCCGGTCGAGGCCGACGCCTTCCGCCAGGCGTGGCAGGAGAGTTCCATCGGCCCGGTCATCGCCCACGACAGCTACCTGATCAATCTGGCGGCACCGGACGAGGCGATGTGGCGCAAGTCGATCGCCGCCTTCGTCGACGAGATGGAGCGCTGCGCCACGCTCGGCATTCCGGAGCTGGTCATGCATCCCGGCGCCCACCTGGGAGCCGGCGAGGCGGCCGGCCTCCAGCGCCTGTCCGCGGCCTTCCGGGAGATCTTCGCCGCGGCACCGACCGGGGTGTCCGTCCTGCTGGAGAATACCGCCGGCCAGGGAACCTGCCTCGGCCACCGTTTCGAACACCTGGCCGCCGTAATCGAGCAGGTGCCGGAGGGGCGCTTCGGGGTCTGCTTCGATACCTGCCATGCCTGGGCTGCCGGCTACGATCTGGCGACGGCGGCAGGCTACGCCGCGGTCATCTCGGAGTTCGACCGGGTCATCGGTCTGGAGCGGCTGCGTGCTTTTCATGTGAATGACTGCAAGAAGGGCCTGGGCTGCCGTGTCGACCGCCACGAGCATATCGGCCGGGGGAGCATCGGCGAAGCCGGCTTTGCGGCGCTGATGCAGGATCCCCGTTTCGCCGGAGTTCCGAAAATCCTCGAAACCCCCAAGGGAGAAGGCGCGGAACTTGACCGGGTGAATCTGGCTCTGTTGCGCCGGCTGTCGGGAGGAAAGCAATGA
- the dtd gene encoding D-aminoacyl-tRNA deacylase produces the protein MRAVLQRVSEARVRVKGEIVGEIGRGLLVLLGVGQGDSEADARFLAEKTAGLRIFEDAQGKMNLSVEEVAGAALVVSQFTLYGDCRQGRRPGFSAAAPPELADALYRQFVDGLQKRGLPVATGIFQAEMAVELVNDGPVTLLLDSRKEF, from the coding sequence ATGAGAGCCGTGTTGCAGCGGGTGAGCGAGGCGCGGGTGCGGGTGAAGGGCGAGATCGTCGGCGAGATTGGCCGTGGACTGCTGGTGCTGCTCGGCGTCGGCCAGGGGGATAGTGAGGCGGATGCGCGGTTTCTCGCCGAAAAGACCGCCGGCCTGCGTATTTTCGAGGATGCGCAGGGGAAGATGAACCTGTCGGTCGAGGAGGTGGCCGGCGCCGCGCTGGTAGTCTCCCAGTTCACCCTTTACGGCGACTGTCGCCAGGGGCGGCGGCCGGGCTTTTCCGCGGCGGCCCCGCCCGAGCTGGCCGACGCCCTCTACCGGCAGTTTGTCGATGGCCTGCAGAAGCGGGGGTTGCCGGTGGCAACCGGGATATTCCAGGCCGAGATGGCGGTAGAGCTGGTCAACGACGGGCCGGTCACCCTCCTGCTCGACAGCCGAAAGGAGTTCTGA
- the yjgA gene encoding ribosome biogenesis factor YjgA, producing the protein MDAGQKEWAGPSRSAKKRAAHQVEELAHELAEMVEAEWRKLPASAELRDEIRQARETRGHGARKRQIKHLAGVLRRDEEETAALRDFLDGRHALQLAEKKTFHMLEELRDRLCDPALFEAALQEVGQSCPGVDSAEIARLARVAHGSDDRRAYREIFRRLREGCAAPPQP; encoded by the coding sequence ATGGACGCAGGGCAAAAAGAGTGGGCCGGGCCGAGCCGTTCGGCCAAAAAACGGGCGGCCCATCAGGTCGAGGAGTTGGCCCACGAACTGGCGGAGATGGTGGAGGCAGAGTGGCGCAAGCTGCCCGCGTCGGCCGAACTGCGCGACGAAATCCGCCAGGCCCGGGAGACCCGTGGTCACGGCGCCCGCAAGCGCCAGATCAAACATCTTGCCGGGGTGCTGCGTCGGGACGAAGAGGAGACGGCGGCGTTGCGCGACTTTCTCGATGGACGCCATGCCCTGCAACTGGCGGAGAAGAAGACTTTCCACATGCTGGAAGAACTGCGCGACCGACTCTGCGACCCGGCGCTCTTCGAGGCGGCACTGCAGGAAGTCGGACAAAGCTGTCCGGGGGTCGATTCGGCGGAAATCGCCCGGCTGGCCCGGGTCGCCCACGGCAGTGACGACCGGCGGGCTTACCGCGAGATCTTCCGCCGACTGCGCGAAGGCTGTGCCGCACCTCCGCAGCCTTGA
- the trxA gene encoding thioredoxin, with product MASDKVMQLSDDGFENDVLKSTTPVLVDFWASWCAPCKAISPVVDALADDYDGKVKIGKLNVDENPATPGKYGVRGIPTLILFKDGKVVDQVVGAVPKNQLEGLIKKAL from the coding sequence ATGGCGAGCGATAAAGTCATGCAGCTTTCCGATGACGGCTTCGAAAATGACGTTCTCAAATCCACCACCCCTGTGCTGGTCGATTTCTGGGCCTCTTGGTGCGCCCCCTGCAAGGCCATCAGTCCGGTCGTCGACGCCCTCGCCGACGACTATGACGGCAAGGTCAAGATCGGCAAGCTCAACGTTGATGAGAACCCCGCCACCCCCGGCAAGTACGGGGTGCGCGGCATCCCGACGCTGATTCTGTTCAAGGACGGCAAGGTGGTCGACCAGGTGGTCGGAGCGGTCCCCAAGAACCAGCTTGAGGGGTTGATCAAAAAGGCCCTGTAA
- a CDS encoding SIS domain-containing protein, whose amino-acid sequence MGQERIDRTVQEHRTVIGEIFSTQAAELAGFSRKVVSVFHQGGRLLILGSGPLGAIADLTASLFLHRLSLERPLLPALSLGHDTVLATALARDGRGHEFFARQLQAAATSQDLVLVFGGPRREEALEEALTVAGELGCGTAAVLQGKGELLREPPDFLFRLETESVPRAVEAALLFGHLLVELVEGELFGI is encoded by the coding sequence ATGGGACAGGAAAGAATCGACCGTACGGTTCAGGAACACCGGACGGTGATCGGCGAGATATTTTCGACCCAGGCTGCCGAACTGGCCGGGTTCTCCCGGAAGGTGGTGAGTGTTTTCCACCAGGGCGGGCGGCTGCTGATTCTGGGAAGCGGCCCGCTGGGAGCGATTGCCGACCTGACCGCCAGCCTTTTTCTGCACCGGCTTTCCCTCGAGCGGCCCCTGCTGCCGGCGCTTTCGCTGGGGCATGACACCGTGCTGGCGACGGCTCTGGCGCGGGACGGGCGCGGACACGAGTTTTTCGCCCGGCAGCTGCAGGCGGCGGCGACCAGCCAGGACCTGGTCCTGGTTTTTGGCGGCCCCCGGCGCGAAGAAGCCCTGGAGGAGGCGCTGACGGTCGCCGGCGAGCTCGGCTGCGGCACCGCCGCGGTGCTCCAGGGCAAGGGCGAGTTGCTGCGGGAACCGCCCGATTTTCTCTTCCGCCTGGAGACCGAGTCGGTACCGCGGGCGGTCGAGGCGGCTCTTCTTTTCGGCCATCTCCTCGTTGAGTTGGTAGAGGGGGAGCTGTTCGGCATCTAG